A genomic segment from Salvia splendens isolate huo1 chromosome 13, SspV2, whole genome shotgun sequence encodes:
- the LOC121761852 gene encoding uncharacterized protein LOC121761852, producing MPRSHLRSPIETFTAWIDSDRPPPFYMFNTRLPTGDPCEAPHVFFLRDVIVKHSSAPGIITTYERAAPRPMNPCLWCDPHCPDVLTHIRVFSPATKRIGKDRCECCDVIAGNGTTADVIFRECGSSEIIA from the exons ATGCCACGAAGCCACCTTCGCAGCCCCATCGAGACGTTCACTGCCTGGATCGACAGCGATCGCCCCCCGCCTTTCTACATGTTCAACACTCGCTTGCCCACAGGCGATCCCTGCGAAGCTCCCCATGTTTTCTTCCTCCGGGATGTCATTGTCAAACACTCCTCCGCACCCGGGATTATCACCACTTACGAGCGTGCAGCCCCGCGCCCTATGAATCCGTGCCTCTGGTGCGACCCTCACTGTCCCGATGTCCTAACTCATATTCGCGTCTTCTCCCCCGCCACCAAACGCATAGGG aaGGATCGATGCGAATGCTGTGATGTTATCGCCGGTAACGGAACTACAGCTGATGTTATATTTAGGGAATGCGGGAGTAGTGAAATCATAGCTTAA
- the LOC121760466 gene encoding uncharacterized protein LOC121760466 — protein MASSNKSSAAKHCKLLIISSLAIFSIFTISLPNHLINPNFLFTIHKKSPQPTPPTNLSHLAFGILASEGGWHFRRSYIESWWRPNETRGHVYLDSPPTGDLLPWPARSPPFKVSDNLTELSKEARAVAPMAVRIVHGIKEVVRDVGGDDGSVRWVVIGDDDSIFFVENLVEVVARYDHTKHYYVGAASEFYMSNVWFSFNQGFGGAGIVLSFPLAKALADDMDNCIKRHAPFFITADIIINACIGDLGVDLSPEYGLHQVTRFDQIRSICDI, from the coding sequence ATGGCTTCATCCAACAAATCCAGTGCAGCAAAACACTGCAAACTCCTCATAATTTCAAGCCTAGCTATATTCTCAATATTCACAATCTCCCTCCCAAATCACCTAATCAATCCCAATTTCCTTTTCACCATTCACAAAAAATCCCCTCAACCAACTCCTCCCACAAATCTCAGCCACCTCGCCTTCGGAATCTTAGCTTCCGAAGGCGGCTGGCACTTCCGCAGAAGCTACATCGAGTCGTGGTGGAGGCCGAACGAGACACGCGGCCACGTGTACTTGGACTCACCCCCCACGGGAGACCTCCTCCCGTGGCCGGCCCGGTCCCCACCCTTTAAAGTGTCGGACAACCTCACCGAGCTGTCGAAAGAGGCGAGGGCCGTGGCCCCGATGGCGGTGAGGATCGTCCACGGGATAAAGGAGGTGGTGAGAGACGTGGGCGGAGACGACGGGAGTGTGAGGTGGGTGGTGATCGGAGACGATGACTCGATATTTTTTGTGGAGAATTTGGTGGAAGTGGTGGCGAGATATGATCACACGAAGCACTACTACGTGGGCGCGGCGTCGGAGTTTTACATGTCGAATGTTTGGTTCTCGTTTAATCAAGGGTTTGGTGGGGCTGGGATTGTGTTGAGCTTTCCTCTTGCAAAGGCGTTGGCTGATGATATGGACAATTGTATTAAGAGACATGCGCCGTTTTTTATTACCGCTGATATCATAATTAACGCTTGTATTGGTGATCTTGGAGTTGATCTCTCCCCTGAATATGGACTTCATCAGGTAACCCgttttgatcaaatacgaaGTATTTGTGATATATAG